GGCCGCGCTTGTCAAGCTTCGGCCGACGGCGTGGCGAGCGGCATGCGGCGACGCTGCGTGATCGTCTCGCAAGCCGCCTCATCCCGAAATGCCGCCATCAGCCACCCCAGCGCCACTCCGCCGAGCAGCGCCCCCGCCGCGAAGGTCCATCGCATCCCGAACGCCGCCACATATCCCCCCAGCACCGACCCGCACAGCCGCGCCCCGCCGTAGCACATGATCCCGTACACGCCCTGCATCGAATTGCGATTGCCCGCCCCCGCTTTAAGATTCAAATACATCGGCGGAATCAGGTACATCGACACCATGATCGGCGCATGCAGTAGTTGCGTCAGTATCGCCACCGCCCCCGTCGGCACACTCGCCAGCAGCACCATCCGTAAACACACCGCCCCCGCCCCCAGCAGCATCACCCCGCGGATGCCCAAGAGCCGCAGGATCGGCTTGCTCATCAAAATCATCACGATCTCCGCCACCACGCCCAGATTCACGATCAACCCGACCCACTCCCGCGCGATGTGAAGCTGCTCCAGATACACGCTGTAAAAAGCGTAAAACAGACTCATCACCACGAACATCACAAACAGCGGGCCCACCAGATGTCCGACCGGCCGCCGCCAGATCGCCGCCCATGCCTGCGCCGACGGGAGTCCGCCCGCCGACGGCCCGGTCTGCGGGCGCTGCGTGCGTGGCAAGAGCCCGCTCAACAGCGCCGCCCCCAGCGCGCAGCCCGCCGCCGTGTGCACCGCCGCCGCGCTGCCGATGTCCGTCATCCGCATCCATGCAAACAGCCCCACCGACGGCACGATGAACCCGATGCTCCCGAAGATCCGCAGCGACGAATACGCCGGCGGCTTGCCCCCCGACTGCTCCACCTCATCAATCGACCCGAACGCCAGCCCGTCCATCAACGCGAACAGCGGCGTGTAACACATGCTGAACCCCACCGAACACGCCAACATCCCCCCAAAACTCCGCACCCAACCCAATGCGATCAACGCCAAAAACGTCGCCCCATACCCCGCCCCGATCAACACCCGATTGCTCACATGACGATCCGCCACATGCGCCATCACTCCCGGCATCACCATCACCGTCAATCCATAAACCCCCAACACCCAACCGATCTGCCAATCCGCAAACCCAAGCTCGCTCAAATACAGCGGCATATACGGCAGATACGCCCCCACAATGGCGTACAGCAAAAAGTAATGCAGTCGCAATAGCCCAAATCGCATGGCCCCATGATAG
The window above is part of the Planctomycetota bacterium genome. Proteins encoded here:
- a CDS encoding MFS transporter, which codes for MRFGLLRLHYFLLYAIVGAYLPYMPLYLSELGFADWQIGWVLGVYGLTVMVMPGVMAHVADRHVSNRVLIGAGYGATFLALIALGWVRSFGGMLACSVGFSMCYTPLFALMDGLAFGSIDEVEQSGGKPPAYSSLRIFGSIGFIVPSVGLFAWMRMTDIGSAAAVHTAAGCALGAALLSGLLPRTQRPQTGPSAGGLPSAQAWAAIWRRPVGHLVGPLFVMFVVMSLFYAFYSVYLEQLHIAREWVGLIVNLGVVAEIVMILMSKPILRLLGIRGVMLLGAGAVCLRMVLLASVPTGAVAILTQLLHAPIMVSMYLIPPMYLNLKAGAGNRNSMQGVYGIMCYGGARLCGSVLGGYVAAFGMRWTFAAGALLGGVALGWLMAAFRDEAACETITQRRRMPLATPSAEA